A stretch of DNA from Plantibacter sp. Leaf314:
AGGGGTTCGACGTCCGGATTCCCGCACCCTCCTCGAGGCCTCGCGCAAAAATCAGTGGTTCCCCTAATTCAGTTTCGCTGTGAGTTCCCTTAGTGTCAGAGAACCAACAGGTGCATCGCGCCTATCGGACCCCTAAACGAAGGTTCTCCTCTCAGTGAAAATCACGACGTCACGCCGCATTGCGGCTCTCGCCACCGGCTTCGCAGTTGTCGCCGGATCCACCCTCCTCGTCGCGGGCTCTGCCTCTGCGTTCGACTACCAGGTGACCCCGGACGAGCTCCAGGGCAGCATCGACCCCGCTACCGCCACCGGCTGGTACGAGGCCCTCCCGGCCGACCAGGTTGGCGCGCCTGCCGAGATCACCGACGCTGGGCTCGTGCTCACCGGCGACTCGCAGATCATGTACGCGTACGACGCTCCGGAGCCCGCCACGATCTCGTTCCAGACGCTCTTGACGTCCGCGAACTTCGTCTCGTCGCTCAATGCTGCGTACTTCCAGGTTCAGGTCCGTGTCATTCCGGGTGACGTGGACTCGACCACGACCGTGAGCGCTTCGCTCGCGGGCCCGGCGAACATCCCCGGACCGCCGTGGCAGGCGAGCACGGATGACCTGCCGGGCATCCCCGCGAACACGCCCGTTTCGATCGAAGAGATCAGCGCCGCGATCGGCAACGACTACGAGATCCTCGGGTTCGGTGTGAAGGCCACTGCTGGCAGCGACGACGTCGTCCAGTCGATCACCTACCTCAACGACACGTACTCCTTCGTGGCTCCCGTCGCTGCAGTCCCGAGCGTGCAGGTCACCCCGGACACGATCTTCTTCTCCGACGTGCGTCCCGGTGGCGCCGGCTTCGGTGTGACGGCTGCTGGCTTCACGCCTGGCGACACCCTGTCGATCGCTGTGACGGACCCGAACGGTGAGATCTTCGGTTCGGCCGACGGTGCCAACACGGTCATCGCCGACGAGAACGGTGGCTTCGTCGCCGAGGGTCTGACCCTCGAGGGTGAAGGCATCCAGGTCGGTACCTACACCTTCTCGGTGACGGACACGGCTGGTCGGGTCGCTGCCGACTCGATCGCCGTCATCGCTGACCCGGTCGCTGCTGGTGCTCCGGTCGTTCCGACGCTGGCTGACACCGGTTCGGACTCGGGTGTCCTCGTCGGTGGCGCTGCCGCGCTGCTGCTCCTCGGTGCTGCCGGCATGCTGGTCGCTGCTGCTCGCCGCAAGGGCGCGCAGGTCGCGGCCTAGTCACCGCCTCGTCTCATCCTGCGAAGCCCCGTCATCGACTCCGGTCGACGGCGGGGCTTCGTGCTGCCCCGGGCCCTCCCCGGTCCCTGAGCCTGTCGAAGGGTTGCACGATCATCCCGGTCCCGGGGCATGCCGAAGGGGCCGGCGTCTGGGCGAGGTGTGGCGGGCGGAGTGCAGCTCCGTTGCTGCCTTCCGCCCTGCCGCATCGACCGCGATCGAAGTGGATCGGGTGATGCAACCGGCCGTTCGCGCATTCGGGTGACGAAAACGACCGGAACAGATGCTTCGGAGCAATCGGCAGACCGGATTGGAAGATCACGCAATGCGTCGACGGGCCGTCGGTCGGCATGGTGAGACCCGCCGGTCGCATGATGCTCCCGGCGGGTCTCAGAGCGGCGGTAGCGCCTCCTCGGTCAGGCCGTGCGGCGCCGGAACAGGATAGTCACGGCTCCACCGATGAGGAGGAGCACAGCGGCGAGTCCGGCGAAGGTTGCCGTCTCGACACCGGTGTTCGCGAGGGAACCGTTCCCACCGACGGTGGACCCCACGGGAGTGACCGTGGTACCACCGCCAGCCGGCGGGGTGACCGGTGCCGCGATCGCGACCGCGAAGTCGGTCGGCGCGGAGAACGGCGAGGTGCTCTCCGGGACCACACCGCTGGCGCTGGCGGCCCGTGTGGCCGAGGCCGAGACGCTGTACGCGCCGTCGGCGAGTTCGACCGCGAGGGAGAACGTGCCGTCGGCCTGGACCGTCGTGGTCAGCGTGGCCGGAACCGCAACCGCAGCGGCGGACACGTCGGACTCGTCCAGAGCGGCCGTCTCGGCTGCTGTGGCGTCATCAGTGGCGGGGGTGATCACGATGGTGATGGTCTCGCCCGCGTCGCCGGTGCCGCTGATGGTGGTCGTGGGCGTGGTCACGACCGCGTCGGCGGCGGGCGCGACGATCGTCGGCGTGTTGGCGAGGCAGTCCAGCGTGACCGTCTTCGCGTCGAGGACGACCGGTTGGCCGGCGGCGTCCTCGGTGACGACCTGCACGACGGTCTCGAGGTCCTCGGTCAGCGACCAGGATCGGACCCTGGTGTCGCCCTCGACGACGGTGCCGCTCTCCACGACGGTGTCGCCGTCGAGGAAGGCGTACGGTGCGTCGGAGGTGCCGAGCGAGTTGTCGAAGGTGTACTCGACGCCGGGGATGGTGGGCACGAGGATGCCGCCCGTCGGGATCTCGCACGATGCGTCGCTGACGGCGCCGGTCGGTGCCGGGCCCGGTTCGCAGTCGAGGTCGAAGGTGGAGCTGGCGAGGACGACCGGGTCGCCGGCCGCGTCGACGGACCGGATCGCGGAGGTGCCGCTCTCGTTCGGGGTGAGGGATGCGGCGTAGCTTCGCGTCTCGCCGGCGGCGAGGGTGCCGCTTTCGACGACGGTGTCGTTCTTCACGAACTCGTAGTCGGCAGGACCGACGCCGGCGGAGTTGTCGAAGGTCCAGAGGAACCCGGGGGAGGGCGGGATGATGCCGCCGGAGGGGAGCAGGCAGCTGGCCTCGCCGATGGTCGCGACCGCCGCTGGGCTGGCGTTGGGTGTGCAGTTCGCGGTCTGGACGGCGCCGGCGATGACGCCCCCGGTGACGTCGATGACCTGGAGTGGTGTCGACGCGTCCTCGAGGACGGGGATGACGTAGTCGTCGCTCTCGCCGGGGGCGAGCGTGACGTTGTCGAAGAGGACGGTGCCGTAGTCCTGGACGATCTTGTAGGTGAGGTCGGTGGCGTCGTCGGCTGCGTTGCTGACGGTGATGCTCACGGTCGCGGCTGCGGGGACGGTGCAGTCGGGTGCGGCGATGGTTGCGGATGCTGGGAGGGCTTGGGCGGGGATGCCGGTGAAGACGACACCCGCGGCGCTGAGGGCGATGACGCCCAGTGCTGCGAGTGATCGTGAGAGCGGTGACGTCATTGTGCGATTGCTCCTTCGTTGGATGCGCAAAGCTGCGTGATTCGAGTTCGGAGCCGGGACACAGGTGGATTGGATGGAATCTGCAGGAATGTCGCGGTCCGTGTCCAGGAGGAATGCGCAGGAGGCCGCCCGCATGTCGGATGGTGATCGTCGGGCGATCGGAGGGCACCGGAGCGGGATCTGTGCGCTGACCGCATGTGCAACATCGGGGGTCGCCGATGTCAGGCGACCCGCAGCCGCGGCTTACCGCCCCGCCGCGGAATGCGGTGGGGATCGACGTGGGCAGGCGGGATGAACCAGGGCACGTGATCGCGCACGGTGACCTCCCATCCGTCGTTGTGGATGCGATGGTGATGGAATCCGCAGAGCAGGATGCCGTTGCTGAGGTCGGTCGGTCCGCCGCGGGACCACCACTGCAGATGATGTGCTTCGGTGTACGACGGTGGATGGGTGCAGCCGGTCCAGGCGCAGCCGCCGTCGCGTTCGGCCAGTGCGACCTTCTGTGCCTTGCTGAACAGCCGCGTGCCGACGCCGAGGTCGAGGACCTGGGACGGCCCGCCGAGCACCATGGGGATGATGCGGCCGTCCGCGGCCATGCGGCGGGCGGTTGCGGCGGTGATGGGCTCGGAGACCCCGTCGATGAAGGCCTTGCCGTCGGACCAGGGGCTGTCGTCGACGAGGTCTTCGTCGTCCATGCGGATGATGAGGGAGACCGGCGCGAGTTCCGTGACCGCTGCCTCGCAGCCGGCTGCGTGGCGGAACACCTCCACGAGGGCTTCGACGCGTCGTTCATCCATGGTGCGGGTGTCGGGCATCTCTGCGGCCGGGACGTAGGCGTCGTCGAACGGGTCCGCCGACGGCTGCACTGCACTCGGGTCTTCCGTGCCGGCCTCGTTCGCGGTCTGATCGGTGAACCGGACCTGCCGGAGGTGTTTGCCGACGACGGCGTCCATGGTGGCGCGGACCCACCCTGCGGCCTCAGGAGCGAGGAACACGCGAAGCTCGATCATGCCGTCCGGGAGCTCCCGCAGGGTGCAGCGCTGCTGCCGGCGGAGGGTGATCTCGCGGGGCACGGGGCCGTCCTGGTCGAGGCTCGTGCGGACGAGCCTCGCGAGGCTGTTGACCTCGGCGAGCGGTGCGCCGTCGCAGTGCTCGATGCCTGCGCACACGGCGCGGTGCACCCGGTCGGCGTCGACAGCCGAGCTGACGAGCCGCAGTTCGCGGAGGAGCGCGCCTGCGCCGTCGATACTCAGGGCAGAGCGGACAAGACGCGGCTGGTCTGTCGGATCGACAGCCTCGTGGTCGACGGTGCAGGTCGGTGAATCGGTCGCGGACAGCTGTTCGCAGGCGTTGGCGCCGGCGACGGCGGACCGGGGCTCGATGGCGGCGGCGATCTCGGGGCGGTCGCATTCGATCACGTCGCCGGTGAGGGCACGCTTCGGGGTGATGGCCTGGGCGACCGAGGTGATCGTGGCGGCGCGTCCGCGAGGGATGCGCCAACGTTCGGAGAGCATGACCGCGGGGGATGCGTATCCATGGCTGCGTGCCAGAGGATCGTGACCGACGATGCCGGACCGGGAACGCTCAGCGACTGATCCCATCACCCGCGCTGCCAGCACCTCCACCACGTGCTGCACTGCACCGAGTTGGTCGAGGACGCGGACCACGCCGGCGTCATTCATGCCGGCGAGTTGCTCGATGGCGTCGTCGCCTGGGCGGATCGGGTCGAGCGCCCCGGACCAGGTGCGGAGGAGGTCCGACATCGTCTCGCTCAGCGCACCCATCGGGTCGGCCGAGACCGGGCCGAGGGGGACGCGTGGGCTGCTGGACATGGATTCATCCAAACATGAGCCACTGACATTCGAGTCTCCGCGGAATTCTCTGCTGACCTGGCCCTTTTAAGCAACGTTTGTCGCCTCCGTGTCGTGGTGCGAGGCCGATCGGGCGCATTCCGCCGACGCCGAGAGGAGCACGGGCCGCTCGCCTACACTCGAGGGGTGCGCCCATTGACCGCTCGCGAGCAAGACCTGCTCCTCGCCCTGATCGCTCGTGGCTCGGCGGTCGGATCCGACGCGTCCATCGCCCAGTCGGACCGGGAGCGGTGGGCGGGGCAGGTCGCCGCGGCCAGAGTGCACGGCACCTGCGGGTGCGGCAGTTGCCCCTCGATCGAACTGGCGCCGAGCGACGAGGCCGACAGTGCGGGCCCGAGCCGCAGGACGGTGCTCGAGGCGAGCACCGACGACGCGTTCCTGCTGCTGTTCATCGACGACGATCGCCCGACATACCTGGAGCTGGCCCCCATCGGAGGCGACACGATCACCGAGTTCCCGCTGGTGGCCGACGTCGCCTTTTGAGAGGCTTCGGCAGGCTTGCCGGCTTCAGTCCCGCGTGCCGAACAACCCGTCCCCGTGCTTCATGAGGACCGCGTAGGCGTCGGCATAGTTGTCGGGGAGTGGAGCGCCGGGCTCGTACTTCGCGAGGAGGATGCCGATGAGGCCGAGCGCCGGTGGCGTCAGCGGACGCTTGCGGTCCTTCTCCCGATCGGTGCGTGCGTTCGCTTCGGGGTTCGGCGGCACGTAGGCGGGCGTCACCGTCGGCCACAGGACGGGCTGCCGCGGCGTCGTGAGATTGACGGCGTTGAAGATGCTCGTGGCGGTCCGGTCGCGTTCGGTCAGCGGGTCGAGGCCGTGCAGCTCGGCGAGCGTCTTCATGAGAGAGCCGTGGTGCATCTCGTCGTTGATGACGCTGCCGGCCTTCGTGTACGCCGAGACGACGATGGTGGGCACTCGGAGGCCCAATCGGTCGAAGCCGAACCCCATCTCGCCGGCCTCGGGCTCGCCGGACGGCGGCGTCGCCTTGGGCGGGGCGACGTGGTCGTAGATCCCGCCGTGTTCATCGAAGGTGACGAGCAGGACGGTGTTCATCGCGTTCGAACCGGTGGTCGACGCCCCGTCTTTGACCGCCGTGTAGACCTCGCCGAGCAGTTGCTCGCCGGCACGCATGTCGGAGTAGGCGGAGTCGAGTTCCGGATCGGCGTCGTTCCGGCCAGGGTTGTCGGGCCGCACCACCGGCGGGTGCATGTCGTTGTGGTCGAACACCATGCGCGGCTCGACGAACGCGTAGTCGGGCAGGTCGCCGTTCGCCGCGTCCTCGTGGAACTGCTCCATGCTGCGGAAGTTGCTCTTCCAGTACTGCTCGATCGACGGGGCACTGAGCAGGCCGGTGAGCGAGACGACCTGCTGCGCGTCGTAGTAGACCCGCCACGTCTTGCCGGCCTCCTCGAGCCGGTTGAACACGGTCGGGACGGCGGGGGCGCTCAACCATTTGCCGATGCCGTCGCCCTCGATGTTCGTGACGTAGCCGTGCGACGTGCTCGCGTGGAAGAAGGAGCGGTTGCAGAACGTCTGCGACGGGACCGCCGCGTACCAGTGGTCGTAGACGCCGAAGTTCTTGGCGAGCGTGGAGAGCACCGGCAGCATCTCGGGGGAGAAGCCGCCCATCACCACCGCGTACTCCTCGGGCGTGGGTTTCCGGCCGCGCGCCAGGGTGGAGTTGACGATGTAGTCCTTCACGAAGCCGTCGTTCGTGGGCGCCGAGGTGTCGGCCGGGAGGTTCCACGGTGACTGCAGCGGGTTGCGGAGGTCGCCGTTGCTCTCGGGATCGATCGTGCCGAACAGCTGGGTGTTGACGTGTGGGTAGAACTCGCCCGGGTCCGGGTCGGGCTGCGCCATGATCTGATCCGTCGGCCCGTTGTAGACGTGGGCCGGGACCGCTTCACCCGCCTCGCCGGGATTGCTGTAGTCGCCCTGCGCGAGGCCGTCGAAGGTCTGTCCGGCCGGCTCACCACCCGCGGGGTAGAGCCGGCCGAGCATGTGGTCGAAGGAGCGGTTCTCGAACATCACGACCACCACATGGTCGAACCCCGGTTCGTTGCGCTTTGGGAGCGGGGTGAAGCCGTAATCCTCCTGCGGGTTGGCGGCTGTCGCGGCCGCGATGCCCCCGGCGACCGTACCGCCCGCCGCGAGGCCGGCGACGCCGAAGCCTGCCGCGCGAAAGAAGTCACGGCGGGACGCGGGGCGTTTGCGGCTCGACGTGACGGCTTCGTCGCCGGTTGCTTCCCCTGCTGCGTCCGCGGTGCCTCGCTCGCCACCCTGTTCCATCACGTCGACCTCCCCGTTGGCGAACGGCTACGCCCGATGAACGTGACGATCGCGTTCTGGACAGCGTAGACGCGGACCGCTCACCAGGGGCAGCGGAGCAGGAGGTATGTCCCGATCGACGACGAAGCCGGCGTCACGCCCGCTGGTACTCGTGCACTCGCGCGCCGAAGAACGAGGACATCGCACCGACGCCGTTGAGGAATCGGTTGAACGAACGGGCGTGGAGCCCGCGGACGCGGACGAGGTCGACGAGGCCGAACGCGAGCCCACTAGCCGCGAGGTAGCCACCCTGCGCGAATGTCAGTGCAGCTCCGCGCTTCGTCACACCGATCCGTGCCAGGACCACGCCGTTCCGGAACGCCCGGCGGGACACCCATCGGAACGTCATCCGGTCGAGCGGAACCGGTTCGAACACCTCTGCCTGTTGGCAGTACTCGATGCCCACGCCCTCGCGGATCAGGTCGGCGAACAAGCGTGCGTCGCTGCCCCCGGTGGACGAGAATGATCGATCGAAGCGCGGCGCCCCTGCCCGCTGCCAATCCGCCCACTTGAGCAAGGTGTTGTTGGTCGCGGCGGCGGTCAGGCGCTCGCCGTCCCGATGTCCCGCACGTTGCATGAACCCGCCGCGAGTGATCCAGCGAGGGGTGTTCTCGGGGAAGATCGAGATGACCGGGCCGGTCACCACGCCTGCTGTCGATCGCTGGGCAGCATCGGCCAGATCGGTGTACCACCCGGCTCCGACGAACTCGTCGTCGTCGACGAAGATGATCGCGTCGTACGAACCATCAGCGTCCAGGAACACGTCGAGTGAGCGGTTCCGCGCCTCGGCGATACCGGGCTGAGACTCGAGGACGTACCGAACCGACGGGAAGGACTCCACCGTGGCCTCGGCCGAACCCGCCGGGTCGTTGTCGACGACCAGGATGTCCATCGTGTGTTCCGAGGCGTTGGCCGGGTCCAGCAGCGATTCGAGGAGGGTCCTGAGATCATCGGGTCTGCGGAAGCTGGCGATGGCGACAAGGGAGTGCATGAGCGGTCCTAGCGTTTCGTCGGGCCGGAGAGCGTGATGCCAGACCACAGGTCGGATGGGAAGGCGTCGATGAGTGGCTGTGCGTCCCACTCGATGGGGTCTGGGGTCTGTGCCAGCGCACCCTGCAGATCGCGGGCGATCGGGAACGAGTTCCGTCCCGTTCCGCCGTAGTAGTCCTCATACTTGAACATCGACTCGGCGGTGGGGGCGATGAGCGTCGCCGGGATGCCGAGACTCTCCGCGACGACCAGACCGTGCAACGAGGAGCCGACGACCCGCTCGCTCCGAGCGATGCGCTCGAGAATGGACACGAGGTCACCCGTGGGGTCGATGGTTTCCGGGTGCGCGGCCCATGCCGGGTGGTCGTGCAGGTTCGGCACGATCGTCAACGAGTGCTGCTTCTGCTCGGAGATGGAAGGCAGATGGTCGAACACGCGTGGGACCAGAAGGCCTGGATCGCCGAACACGCGTGTCGGCTGCAGGCCGCGGGCCTCGAGGAAATCGAACGTCTTCGGTCCTCGGACGGCTCTGATGTCGAGCCGATCGAAGGTGTGCTTGGACTCCGGCATCTTGCCGTTGACGCCGCTGCCCCAGATCGTGTCGCCGGCGTGCGCGAAGTGCAGGATGGAGCCGACCGCCACCAGACGATGGGGTGTCGCAGAAAGGGTGGCCAGCGCGGTCGGATCCGCGACCGACTGTTCCAGCAGCCGCTTCACGATGACCGGCCCGAGGAGATCGCCGAAGTTGTTCCGACGTCGCCCGAACGGGAGACGTGAACCGATTCTGCCCGAGAACCTCGGGACGAACGGGTTCCAGTGTTCGACTGCGACGCCGTAGACGTTCTCCGTCACCATGTGCTGACCTCCCGGTACACGTTCGCGTGGGATCGGGCGATCGACGTCCAGTCGCGAGACGTCATGTCGACATCGCCTTCGAGACCGTCCGCCGGGAGTTCGGCGACGGCAGCGGACAGTGCGTCACTCGTGAGCTCACCCTCGAAGAGCTTGACGAAGCTGCTGCCGAACTCGGTCCGCAGGTCGTGCGTGATCGGATTCGACGGGATCAGCACGGGGGTGTTGAGCGACAACGCGAGGAGCACAGCACCGCTGTTGTGCATGTTCTTGTACGGGAGGACGACCAGTCTGGCTCTGGCGATGGCTGCGGCCAGCTCCGTGTCGGGCACGTAGCGGAAGTCCGGCTCGATACGGGGATTCGCGTCGATCAGTTGTTGCAGGACTGCGGAGATGCCCGATGGGTCGGGTTTCCCGAGGATACGGAGGCGGTGGTCGGCGAGGTCATCGGCATGCGAGAACGCGGCGGCGAGCGTGTCGACGCCCTTGTACGAGCGGACGAGTCCGAAGTACAGGAGTTCCGGTCCGTGCTCCGGTGCGTGCTCCGGAACCAGATACCAGTCGCGGTAGTGACCGTGTGGAATGACGTACTGCCGCGAGCCCACCGGCAGCGGCGTGTGTGCGTTCATCGTGATCCAGGCGGTCGTCGACCGGTCGAACGCCTTCAGGATGAGTTGCTCGCCGGGCCAACCCGACTCGTGCGGGGCGAGATTGTGCGCGGTCCGCACGATGCGCGTGCGGCTGAAGCGCAGTTTGGCGAGCAGGAGCACGCTGAGCAGCAGGGACGTCGCACGCCGCAGCCGGCTCGGCCCGCGCGTGACCGCCTCCGGCCAATGGATGTGGAACACGTCGTACCGTGTCGTCAGTGCCCGAGGCCAGGAGAAGAACTCGACGGTCACGGACGGGTCCGCTCGCAGAGCATCGACCAACATGGTGACGAACGGGTTGATCTTGGTGGCGGACTCACGCACTGACAGCATCACTGTCGTGGCCCGCGGGGCCGTCGTTCCGGAGGGATTCGGCACGTCTCGGGCTGCAGCGGCGTCGGCCGGACGCTCCTTCCTGCTATCGCGCAAGTTGGTACGAGCCCTTCGTCACGATGCGCGCATCGACGCGGGGCGAGCTGCCGATCAGACCGAACAGGGTCGCGGCCAGCACCGCGATGAGGAGATACAGCACGAGACCCTGAGGGAAGAGGAAGATCCGCCACATCTCCGCCAGCCCGTACGCCACGACCGCGCCGGCGACGATGACCAGCGAGCGGAAGCGGGATGCGTAGCCCGCGAGGGCACTGGCGAGGAACACGGTCGCGAGGACATAGAACAACCCCCACCATCCGTAGTCGGCGTACGTGTCTGCAAACGCAGAGTTCGTCGTCAGGTTCGGAGCGACCTGCACGAAGTTGTCGAAGGATCCGAACGAGCCGAAGCGCTCCGGACGCAGGAACGTCGGCACGACGATTGCCGCTGCGGACACGACGTCGACGGATTTGGTGAAACCGCCGTTCGCGATCCCGTCCGCGACGCCGAGCGACGCTTGGAACGGTGCCCCCAGGTAGGCGGCCACCTGGTAGAAGTTCATGGACACCGGGTCCGTGATCCCGAGATTCTCGTAGAACCCGGCGTTGCGGTAGTAGTTGAATGCGACGAGCGCACCGAAGATCGCGGCGCCGGCGAGCGCGAGCGGTACTGCCTTGAACTTGATGTCACGTCGCAGCGTGATCACGATGAAGATCAAGACGACGACGGCCATGATGAAGGACAGCCGACTCGAGAACAGTGCACTCATGACGAGGAGGAGGACGTTCCAGATGGCCAGACTCGCCCTCCCGTGCCTGAACCGCCACACGTAGAGGGCGACCGGCGCAGCGATGGCGGCGGTGTATCGCAAGGTCGCGATGCCCGCGGATCCCCCGATGGATTCCTTCAACTGGTTCCCCTGCGTGGCGGAAAGCGCGTCGAAGATGTTGGTCTGCTGCTGGACCAGGTAGACGGAGTAGAGGACTCCGATGGTGGCGAAGACGGTGAGCGTCAACGAGAAGCGCCGGTCGAACCGCTCGGTGCTGGCGGCTTCGACGAGTCGCTCGCTCGGTCCGGCCATGACACCGAGGCGGAACCCGATCCACACCAGGGTGGCGGCGACCAGGTAGAAGCAGCAGAGGAGCACCCAGCCCTCGAACGATCCCTCGGCTCGCTGATCGAATCCCCGAAGCTGGTTGGAGGTGCCGGGTACCGACCACACCAGAGCGCTCACGAAGACCGGGGCGAGCAGATAGAAGAGCGGGTTCGTGAGCAACCGTTTGATCACGCCGTTCTCCTTCCCGTCCCCGCCGGCAGGCGTCCCCGGCAACGCTACTGCACGGTCGTTGGACGCGCGGCCGGGGGCCGAGGTGCGAGGTAGTGTCGCGGTCATCGATTCCCTCCCGCGGTGAACTCGATCAGTTCGCGCGCCTTGCCGGCCCAGCCGGCCGCAGCAGCCGCGGCCATACCGTCGGTGTTCGGGCTGGAGGAACCGGTAGCTGCAAGCAGCGCTTCGGCCGCGGTTCGCGCGTGGCCATAGGAGATGATGCCGGTCCCGGGTTCGTCGACCAGGACGTCTGTCGCGCGCGTCACCACGGTCAGACCCGATGCCAGGTATTCGTAGAGCTTCATGGGGCTCCTCCCACGGTTCACGGGGGCGTCGGACAGCGGCAGGAGCCCCACACGAGCGCGCCGGAGAATCGCCGGGATGTCGTCATAGCTGATCGCACCGTGCAGGACGATGTTCTCGGGCAGGCGCTCCTCAGGAGATCGTCCAGGCCCGAAGACGTCGAAGGTCCAGCTCGGTGTCTCGACCGCCATCTCCCGGACGGCGTTCCAATCGAACCGGTCGTCGAGTGCACCGATGTAGACCGCGCGGTCCTGGCGGGGAACCTCGTCGAGCGCTGCGAACCGGTCGAGTTCCACGCCGTTCGGCAGCACCAGCGAGGGGGTGGCGGTCGGAACGTCGAGCGCCATGAGGACGGCGCCGGACGTCGCGACGACCCGGTCGGCGGCGAGGACGGCCGCGCGTTGGAATCGTGCTTTGACACCGCTCTCGTAGAGATCGGTCGGGCGGTAGACGACCGTCGTCACCAGGCGCCTGAGCACCCTCGACCAGAGGGTGGGCTGGTCGACGAACGCGAGGTCGATCCGGGAGGTGCCGAAGGCCTTCGTGAAGATCGGCGAGAACGAGAGCGGTGCGACACCAGCGGGGGCGAGCGTCCGCGGAACCAGGTGCATGACGCCATCCGCGTCCGTCGTGATTCCGCGACGCGAGGCCTCGTCGCGCGTCGCTTCCCCTCGCTTGAGGACTCGGTGGGCGAGGGACACCGGCGTGGAGAGGTGCAGGACCCGGTGACCGAGCCGGGACAGCTCCCGGGCCAGGTGGTGGCTGCCGACTCGGAATGCTCCCGAGGCGTCGGTGTGACTGACGAACGCGATGGTCAGGGGCTTCGTCATGACTGTTCCTTCAGCGTCCGGGA
This window harbors:
- a CDS encoding O-antigen polymerase; the protein is MIKRLLTNPLFYLLAPVFVSALVWSVPGTSNQLRGFDQRAEGSFEGWVLLCCFYLVAATLVWIGFRLGVMAGPSERLVEAASTERFDRRFSLTLTVFATIGVLYSVYLVQQQTNIFDALSATQGNQLKESIGGSAGIATLRYTAAIAAPVALYVWRFRHGRASLAIWNVLLLVMSALFSSRLSFIMAVVVLIFIVITLRRDIKFKAVPLALAGAAIFGALVAFNYYRNAGFYENLGITDPVSMNFYQVAAYLGAPFQASLGVADGIANGGFTKSVDVVSAAAIVVPTFLRPERFGSFGSFDNFVQVAPNLTTNSAFADTYADYGWWGLFYVLATVFLASALAGYASRFRSLVIVAGAVVAYGLAEMWRIFLFPQGLVLYLLIAVLAATLFGLIGSSPRVDARIVTKGSYQLAR
- a CDS encoding glycosyltransferase, with protein sequence MTKPLTIAFVSHTDASGAFRVGSHHLARELSRLGHRVLHLSTPVSLAHRVLKRGEATRDEASRRGITTDADGVMHLVPRTLAPAGVAPLSFSPIFTKAFGTSRIDLAFVDQPTLWSRVLRRLVTTVVYRPTDLYESGVKARFQRAAVLAADRVVATSGAVLMALDVPTATPSLVLPNGVELDRFAALDEVPRQDRAVYIGALDDRFDWNAVREMAVETPSWTFDVFGPGRSPEERLPENIVLHGAISYDDIPAILRRARVGLLPLSDAPVNRGRSPMKLYEYLASGLTVVTRATDVLVDEPGTGIISYGHARTAAEALLAATGSSSPNTDGMAAAAAAGWAGKARELIEFTAGGNR